In Sorghum bicolor cultivar BTx623 chromosome 10, Sorghum_bicolor_NCBIv3, whole genome shotgun sequence, one genomic interval encodes:
- the LOC8065086 gene encoding 110 kDa U5 small nuclear ribonucleoprotein component CLO, producing the protein MDDSLYDEFGNYIGPELADSDADDDSDAGGASPSPSASGSPSPAARSSSGSPSRPAALMDVDDDEGDPSQQAVVLAEDKKYYPTAEEVYGPGVEALVMDEDEQPLEMPIIAPPRVVKFEVGTRAAATSTYASTDFLLGLAGNPALVRNVTLVGHLQHGKTVFMDMLVEQTHEVDTFDSEGERHVRFTDTRVDEQERQVSIKAVPMSLVLEGGNGKSYLCNIMDTPGHVNFSDEMTAALRLADGAVLVVDAAEGVMVNTERAIRHAIQERLPIVVVINKVDRLITELKLPPNDAYFKLRHTLEAINDLISSCSTTVGGTQLVDPAAGNVCFASGAAGWSFTLQSFAHLYLKIHGIQFDHEKFASRLWGDLYFHPDSRTFKKKPPKEGANRSFVEFILEPLYKIYSLVVGEQKGNVESKLAELGVTLSNAAYKLNVRPLLRLACRSIFGTATGFTDMLVKHIPSVKDAAARKIDHIYTGPQDSSIVDAMKKCDPNGPLMVNVTKLYPKSDCSVFDAFGRVYSGTIQTGQTVRVLGEGYSPDDEEDMTVKEVTKLWVYQARYRVAISKAPAGSWVLIEGVDASIMKTATICPMNIDEDVYIFRPLRFNTLPVVKIAAEPLNPSELPKMVEGLRKISKSYPLAITKVEESGEHTILGTGELYLDSIMKDLRELYSEVEVKVADPVVTFCETVVDTSSMKCFAETPNKRNKITMLAEPLEKGLAEDIENGLVSLDSRQKEITDFFRQRYQWDVLAARSIWAFGPDKQGPNILLDDTLSIEVDKNLLNAVKDSIVQGFQWGAREGPLCDEPIRNVKFKILNANIAPEPLHRGGGQIIPTARRVVYSAFLMANPRLMEPVYYVEIQTPIDCVSAIYTVLSRRRGHVTADVPKPGTPIYIVKAFLPVIESFGFETDLRYHTQGQAFCLSVFDHWAIVPGDPLDKSIVLRPLEPAPIQHLAREFMVKTRRRKGMSEDVSINKFFDEAMMNELAQQAADIHLQMM; encoded by the exons atggacgACAGCCTCTACGACGAGTTCGGCAACTACATAGGCCCAGAGCTCGCCGACTCCGACGCCGATGACGACTCCGACGCTGGCGGCGCCTCACCGTCCCCCTCCGCGTCCGGCTCGCCGTCACCGGCGGCGCGCTCCTCGTCGGGCTCCCCCTCCCGCCCAGCCGCGCTCATggacgtcgacgacgacgagggcgACCCGTCCCAGCAGGCCGTGGTGCTCGCCGAGGACAAAAAGTACTACCCCACCGCCGAGGAGGTGTACGGACCTGGCGTGGAGGCGCTCGTCATGGACGAGGACGAGCAGCCGCTCGAGATGCCCATCATCGCGCCGCCCCGCGTCGTGAAGTTCGAGGTCGGGACCCGCGCCGCGGCCACGTCTACCTACGCGTCCACCGACTTCCTCCTCGGCCTCGCGGGCAACCCCGCGCTCGTCCGCAACGTCACCCTCGTCGGCCACCTCCAGCACGGGAAGACGGTGTTCATGGACATGCTCGTAGAGCAGACACACGAAGTGGACACCTTCGACTCTGAGGGGGAGCGCCATGTGCGGTTCACTGACACAAGGGTGGACGAGCAGGAGAGGCAGGTCTCCATCAAGGCTGTGCCAATGTCGCTTGTTCTCGAGGGGGGAAACGGCAAGTCATACCTGTGCAACATCATGGACACGCCCGGGCATGTCAACTTCTCTGATGAGATGACTGCAGCACTGAGACTTGCGGATGGCGCTGTGCTCGTTGTTGATGCTGCCGAGGGAGTAATG GTTAATACTGAGAGGGCAATTCGTCATGCAATTCAAGAAAGGCTTCCCATCGTTGTTGTGATTAACAAG GTTGACAGATTGATAACAGAACTAAAGCTGCCCCCAAATGATGCATATTTCAAGCTGAGGCATACTCTAGAGGCAATTAATGATCTTATCTCATCATGTTCTACTACAGTAGGTGGCACTCAGCTGGTGGATCCTGCTGCTGGAAATGTATGTTTTGCAAGTGGTGCTGCTGGCTGGTCTTTTACCTTACAGTCTTTTGCCCATCTCTACTTAAAGATTCATGGGATTCAATTTGACCATGAGAAATTTGCATCTCGCCTATGGGGAGACCTGTATTTTCACCCTGATTCTAGAACCTTTAAAAAGAAGCCGCCAAAGGAAGGAGCTAACAGATCATTTGTTGAGTTTATCCTTGAGCCTCTGTACAAAATTTATAGTCTGGTCGTTGGTGAGCAAAAAGGGAATGTGGAATCAAAGCTTGCTGAATTGGGTGTCACGTTGAGCAATGCAGCTTATAAGCTTAATGTTAGACCTTTGCTGAGGTTAGCTTGCCGCTCAATTTTTGGCACTGCTACTGGTTTTACCGATATGTTAGTGAAACATATCCCCTCAGTGAAGGATGCTGCTGCAAGGAAGATAGACCACATATACACTGGACCACAAGATTCCTCTATTGTGGATGCTATGAAAAAATGTGATCCCAATGGACCCCTTATGGTTAACGTAACAAAACTATATCCAAAGTCTGATTGCAGTGTCTTTGATGCCTTTGGACGAGTTTACAGTGGCACAATACAGACTGGACAGACTGTGAGGGTCCTTGGAGAAGGCTATTCTCCAGATGATGAAGAGGATATGACTGTCAAAGAGGTGACCAAATTGTGGGTTTATCAGGCACGATACCGTGTTGCAATTAGTAAAGCCCCTGCTGGCTCTTGGGTTCTTATTGAAGGTGTAGATGCATCAATAATGAAAACTGCTACTATATGTCCTATGAATATTGATGAAGATGTATACATATTTAGACCTCTACGTTTCAACACCTTGCCTGTTGTAAAAATAGCTGCTGAGCCTCTCAACCCAAGTGAGCTTCCTAAAATGGTCGAAGGTCTTCGTAAAATTAGCAAGAGCTATCCTCTTGCTATTACCAAGGTTGAGGAGTCTGGAGAGCACACTATCCTGGGGACTGGTGAACTATATCTGGATTCCATAATGAAGGACCTCAGAGAGCTTTATTCAGAGGTTGAGGTGAAG GTAGCAGATCCTGTTGTTACATTTTGTGAAACAGTTGTTGATACTTCTTCTATGAAATGTTTTGCTGAAACACCTAACAAGAGGAACAAAATTACTATG CTTGCCGAACCATTAGAGAAGGGCTTAGCAGAAGATATTGAGAATGGTCTTGTTAGCCTGGATTCAAGGCAGAAAGAAATTACTGACTTCTTTCGCCAACGCTACCAGTGGGATGTGCTTGCAGCTAGGTCGATATGGGCTTTTGGACCTGACAAGCAG GGTCCTAACATTCTTCTGGATGACACACTTTCAATTGAGGTTGACAAGAACCTGCTCAATGCGGTCAAAGATTCAATTGTTCAAGG GTTCCAGTGGGGTGCTAGAGAAGGTCCTTTGTGTGATGAACCAATTAGGAACGTGAAATTCAAGATCTTAAATGCAAACATAGCTCCAGAACCATTGCATCGTGGTGGTGGTCAGATAATTCCCACAGCACGTCGTGTTGTCTACTCTGCATTCCTTATGGCTAATCCTCGCCTTATGGAACCTGTGTATTATGTTGAG ATCCAAACACCAATTGACTGTGTGTCTGCAATTTATACGGTGCTATCCCGGCGGCGTGGTCACGTAACAGCTGATGTGCCCAAGCCAGGCACTCCAATATACATTGTTAAG GCATTTTTACCTGTTATAGAGTCTTTTGGATTTGAGACAGATCTCAGATACCATACCCAGGGACAAGCCTTTTGTTTGTCAGTATTCGATCACTGGGCTATTGTTCCTGGTGACCCCTTAGATAAGAGTATTGTTCTTCGCCCCCTGGAGCCAGCACCTATACAGCACCTTGCCCGTGAGTTCATGGTAAAGACCAGGCGAAGGAAG GGCATGAGTGAAGATGTGAGCATCAATAAATTCTTCGACGAGGCCATGATGAATGAGCTGGCTCAACAGGCTGCTGATATCCACTTGCAAATGATGTAG